The following coding sequences lie in one Capsicum annuum cultivar UCD-10X-F1 chromosome 5, UCD10Xv1.1, whole genome shotgun sequence genomic window:
- the LOC124898654 gene encoding uncharacterized protein LOC124898654, which translates to MCVVLLLMCVVHVGPQIRGNFSDFSLSFAVGSWEQKEIISRDGQMKLQIQIFFASIDQRSERAAGESACTTLVAVIADWFHCNPEDMPIKSQLDSLICEGSMQWRDLCENETYRERFPDKHFDLVTVLEAKVRPLSVVSEKSFIGFFHPEGIEEEEGFHFLHGSMSFDNIWDEISKSAQETPHHGDSCVYIVSWNDHFFILKVEKDAYYIIDTLGERLFEGCNQAYILKFDQDTTIMQAPGESQQSDNKPSCDRKEKTDVKEAADESKIVMSTNSDDSMQEDRVPEKNIIYRGKEACKEYIKSFLAAIPIRELQVDVKKGLMASTPLHQRLQIEFLYTMSFVPKFEESSSEELIANSLAIVPSAIVE; encoded by the coding sequence ATGTGTGTAGTTCTCTTACTAATGTGTGTAGTTCATGTAGGGCCACAAATCCGAGGAAACTTCTCCGATTTCAGTCTCAGTTTTGCTGTGGGTAGTTGGGAGCAGAAAGAAATAATAAGCCGTGATGGACAAATGAAGCTGCAGATTCAGATCTTCTTTGCTTCGATTGATCAACGAAGTGAACGAGCTGCTGGTGAAAGTGCTTGTACAACCTTGGTTGCTGTCATAGCTGATTGGTTCCACTGCAATCCTGAAGATATGCCCATCAAGTCCCAACTTGATTCTCTTATTTGTGAAGGCTCGATGCAGTGGAGGGATCTTTGTGAAAACGAGACCTATAGGGAACGTTTCCCAGATAAGCATTTTGACCTCGTGACAGTTCTCGAGGCTAAAGTGCGTCCACTCTCAGTAGTCTCAGAAAAATCATTCATTGGGTTCTTTCATCCCGAAGGAATCGAAGAAGAGGAAGGATTCCACTTCCTTCATGGTTCCATGTCTTTTGACAACATATGGGACGAGATTTCTAAGTCCGCTCAAGAAACTCCTCATCATGGCGACTCCTGTGTTTACATTGtgagttggaatgaccacttctTTATCCTCAAGGTTGAAAAAGACGCGTACTATATCATTGACACACTTGGGGAGAGGCTTTTTGAGGGTTGTAATCAGGCATATATCCTCAAATTCGACCAAGATACAACAATTATGCAAGCACCTGGTGAGTCTCAACAATCAGATAATAAGCCATCTTGTGATAGAAAAGAGAAAACCGATGTCAAAGAGGCTGCGGATGAAAGCAAAATTGTCATGAGCACCAACAGCGACGACAGTATGCAGGAAGACAGGGTACCTGAAAAGAACATCATTTATAGAGGTAAAGAGGCATGTAAAGAGTACATTAAGAGTTTTTTAGCAGCAATCCCTATTAGAGAGTTACAAGTTGATGTAAAGAAAGGATTGATGGCATCGACACCCCTTCATCAGCGCCTACAAATCGAGTTCCTCTACACAATGAGCTTTGTCCCCAAGTTTGAGGAGTCATCTTCAGAAGAACTGATTGCTAACAGTTTGGCCATAGTACCATCGGCAATAGTAGAATAA